In a genomic window of Labeo rohita strain BAU-BD-2019 chromosome 20, IGBB_LRoh.1.0, whole genome shotgun sequence:
- the crnkl1 gene encoding LOW QUALITY PROTEIN: crooked neck-like protein 1 (The sequence of the model RefSeq protein was modified relative to this genomic sequence to represent the inferred CDS: deleted 1 base in 1 codon), with translation MASTAAGKQRIPKVAKVKNKAPAEVQITAEQLLREAKERELELLPPPPKQKITDAEELNDYKLKKRKGFEDNIRKNRTVISNWIKYAQWEESLKEIQRARSIYERALDVDHRNITLWLKYAEMEMKSRQVNHARNIWDRAITILPRVNQFWYKYTYMEEMLGNIAGCRQVFERWMEWEPEEQAWHSYINFELRYKEVDKSRSIYEQFVMVHPEVKNWIKYATFEEKHGYVARARKVFERAVEFFGEEQISESLYVAFARFEEKQKEFERVRVIYKYALDRIPKQQAQELFKNYTVFEKRFGDRRGIEDVIVSKRRFQYEEEVKANPHNYDAWFDYLRLVESDADADTVREVYERAIANIPPIQEKRHWRRYIYLWINYALYEELEVKDPERTRQVYQACLELIPHKKFTFAKIWLLYGQFEIRQKNLQNARRGLGTGIGKCPKNKLFKGYIELELQLREFDRCRKLYEKYLEFSPENCTTWIKFAELETILGDTERARAIFELAIGQPRLDMPEVLWKSYIDFEIEQEEYENTRGLYKRLLQRTQHVKVWISYAQFELSIDSDDRMQRCRQIYEEANKSMQSCEEKEERLMLLESWRDYEDEFGSFANKERVRKLLPEKVKKRRKITAEDGSDAGWEEYYDYIFPEDAANQPNLKLLAMAKMWKKQQQEDEKEEDDEEGQQVPQGNEAEDSSEPEEQGPAASREQPENEYDDRDDDNESSSSSSDSESDGGDREGDKDKTEETKADTENH, from the exons ATGGCGTCCACCGCGGCGGGTAAACAGAGAATCCCGAAAGTGGCGAag GTGAAGAATAAAGCCCCTGCAGAGGTGCAGATCACCGCCGAGCAGCTGCTCAGAGAGGCGAAGGAGAGAGAATTAGAGCTGCTGCCTCCTCCACCCAAACAGAAGATCACCGATGCCGAAGAGCTTAACGATTATAAACTGAAGAAGAGGAAG GGATTTGAAGACAACATCAGGAAGAATAGAACTGTCATCAGCAACTGGATCAAGTACGCACAATGGGAAGAGAGCCTGAAGGAGATCCAGAG AGCTCGCTCTATTTACGAGCGTGCACTCGATGTGGATCACCGCAACATCACACTGTGGCTGAAGTATGCcgagatggagatgaagagcCGGCAGGTGAATCACGCTCGCAACATCTGGGACCGAGCCATCACCATCCTGCCTCGTGTCAATCAGTTCTG GTACAAGTACACCTATATGGAGGAGATGCTGGGAAATATTGCAGGCTGCAGGCAGGTGTTTGAGCGCTGGATGGAGTGGGAGCCGGAGGAACAGGCCTGGCATTCGTACATCAACTTTGAGCTGCGCTATAAGGAAGTGGACAAGTCCCGCAGCATCTATGAGCAAT TTGTGATGGTCCATCCTGAAGTGAAGAACTGGATCAAGTACGCTACC TTCGAAGAGAAACATGGCTACGTCGCTCGCGCGAGGAAAGTGTTCGAGAGAGCCGTGGAGTTTTTTGGTGAGGAGCAGATCAGTGAGAGCCTCTACGTGGCTTTTGCCAGATTTGAGGAGAAGCAGAAAGAG TTTGAGAGAGTTCGCGTCATCTATAAATATGCTTTGGACCGAATCCCCAAGCAACAGGCCCAGGAGCTGTTTAAGAACTACACCGTGTTTGAGAAGAGGTTTGGAGACAGGAGAGGAATCGAGGATGTGATCGTCAGCAAAAGGAGGTTTCAGTATGAAGAGGAAGTCAAG GCAAACCCCCACAATTATGATGCCTGGTTTGATTACCTGCGGCTGGTGGAGAGTGACGCAGATGCGGACACGGTTAGAGAAGTGTACGAGAGAGCGATAGCCAACATACCCCCCATCCAAGAGAAGAGACACTGGAGACGCTACATCTACCTGTGGATTAACTACGCTCTCTATGAGGAGCTGGAGGTCAAG GACCCTGAGAGAACTAGGCAGGTGTACCAGGCATGTCTGGAGCTTATACCacacaaaaag TTTACGTTTGCCAAGATTTGGCTCTTATACGGGCAGTTTGAAATCCGACAAAAAAACCTGCAGAATGCTAGACGAGGCCTG GGTACAGGCATCGGAAAGTGTCCCAAAAACAAACTATTCAAAGGCTACATCGAGCTTGAGCTACAGCTGAGGGAGTTTGACCGCTGCAGGAAGCTCTACGAGAAATATCTGGAGTTCAGTCCAGAAAACTGCACCACATGGATAAAGTTTGCAGAGCTGGAGACCATCCTGGGAGACACAGAACGGGCCAGAGCCATATTTGAACTGGCCATTGGGCAACCACGACTTGACATGCCAGAG GTGCTGTGGAAGTCATACATCGACTTTGAGATCGAGCAAGAAGAATACGAGAACACACGAGGACTTTATAAGAGACTGTTACAGCGTACTCAACATGTCAAA GTCTGGATCAGCTATGCCCAGTTTGAGCTGTCCATCGACAGTGATGACCGCATGCAGCGATGCAGACAGATCTACGAGGAGGCCAATAAGAGCATGCAGAGCTGTGAGGAGAAGGAGGAACGTCTGATGCTCCTGGAGTCCTGGAGAGACTATGAGGATGAGTTTGGATCATTTGCCAACAAGGAGAGAGTCCGGAAACTCCTCCCGGAGAAGGtgaagaagaggaggaagatCACAGCAGAGGACGGG TCGGATGCAGGTTGGGAGGAATATTACGACTACATTTTCCCCGAGGACGCTGCCAACCAGCCCAACCTCAAACTGCTGGCCATGGCCAAGATGTGGAAGAAACAGCAGCAGGAGGATGAGAAAGAGGAGGATGACGAAGAGGGACAGCAGGTTCCTCAAGGGAACGAAGCAGAGGATAGTTCAGAACCAGAGGAGCAGGGACCTGCAGCCAGCAGAGAACAACCCGAAAATGAGTATGATGATCGTGACGATGACAACgagagcagcagcagcagtagtGACAGCGAGAGTGATGGTGGCGACCGTGAAGGCGACAAAGACAAGACGGAAGAAACAAAAGCGGACACAGAAAATCACTGA
- the naa20 gene encoding N-alpha-acetyltransferase 20: protein MTTLRAFTCDDLFKFNNINLDPLTETYGIPFYLQYLAHWPEYFIVAEAPGGELMGYIMGKAEGSVAREEWHGHVTALSVAPEFRRLGLAAKLMEMLEEISERKGGFFVDLFVRVSNQVAVNMYKQLGYSVYRTVIEYYSASNGEPDEDAYDMRKALSRDTEKKSIIPLPHPVRPEDIE, encoded by the exons ATGACAACATTACGAGCTTTCACGTGCGATGATCTGTTTAAATTCAACAATAT TAATCTGGACCCCTTGACAGAAACT TATGGAATCCCCTTCTATCTTCAGTATTTGGCTCACTGGCCAGAGTATTTCATAGTAGCAGAGGCTCCAGGCGGTGAACTTATGGGCTACA TCATGGGAAAGGCAGAGGGGTCAGTCGCTAGAGAGGAGTGGCACGGGCATGTCACCGCTCTCTCTGTGGCACCGGAGTTCAGACGACTAGGTCTGGCTGCCAAACTCATGGAGATGTTAGAGGAGATCTCAGAAAG GAAGGGCGGATTCTTTGTGGATCTCTTTGTGCGAGTTTCCAATCAAGTGGCCGTGAATATGTACAAACAGCTCGGCTACAGCGTGTACAGAACTGTTATAGAATACTACTCTGCCAGTAACGGTGAACCGGATGAAGATGCATATG ATATGAGGAAAGCTTTATCCAGAGACACAGAGAAGAAATCCATAATCCCGCTTCCGCATCCTGTCCGGCCTGAAGATATTGAATAA
- the cd109 gene encoding CD109 antigen — translation MEWLQVFGGLAYLLLCSGNVTTPSPAENPSYLISVSQVLRCGVPTPLSVTVLADYPIKVTAELIHGNSSVAQTERTIPAGSTSLLALPPVFQNDMSYWYPYQLHVKGFVGANQVFSNSTTMVFSPKCMSIFIQTDKNNYQPGQTVKFRIVSVTPEGKPYTGQIDIFIRDPKGNMIRQWLSVDGFLGVISKDLNLSQNPPHGQWKIVAGVSDAVHERVFTVDYYVLPKFEVKVDVPSVVHYEDVITGMVTAQYFHGKPVSGKMSVTYVHFFSGLEKHYQLKETIDGSAAITFDVPYSKGFADYTYYDAYGPSEYVDIIVNVTDVTGLTYNTSVRVTVVKNKYNLEFLQHPQFIKPSMTFTAQLKLSTYDNRPLSAEEQSGIVRLAVTQSKYSPWTWMWNTDESLGPRMNGTPTSTFFPIYDIPVENIDLPVTADGVMSFQVHLTDSVTTLDIEAQFEDTVQRLQVYRSYSSPSKSYIQLHRDSEPQVGQPLYLTLESNLNLTEFHYLVMSRGRVVDAGTVFSSSFSLNTDHSWTPLACVIVYHTHPDGEIVNDALQVTFTQVLRNTVSLSWSQDYAEPADSVSLSVSVSEPGSLVGILVVDKAALDLSKDNGITEKTVLEEFLSYSTDMTRLDYNSMKMGDPYSIFTTCGVTVLTDAKLNQEMNQLFPVLPGGFQEPRQRKDFPETWIWLDANVSNSALDSFQFIVPDSLTSWVAFAIVMSENLGLGISAPAELTVSRDFFVTLNLPAFLIRGELLLLEVNLFNYMDVDLEVMVVVAESSMFEFVSPDNGGFSLDNVRKVLVLSKNITTLLFPIRAKALGEIPISVKATSIHSSDWVYKSVLVKPEGLEQSFTQTLFLEFKLNQSSLTRTMSFSFPANVVPDSHRATVSAVGDILGPSIGNLDSLIEMPYGCGEQNMIHFAPNIYVLQYMRITKQTDEQTRNKAMSYMMEAYERELSYQRFDGSFSAFGDSDNSGSTWLSAFVLRCFLQAQDFISIDPMVMQRTTYWLLAHQNADGSFNEPGRVIHTELQGGLDGPVSLTAYVLIALLEDAEYRSTYEGSISLAVSFLTSRLVQEISSNYSLSLVTYALSLANSTAAPPTLTELLNRALIVDGVPTWKSPGDVLYNSWQPRSSDIEISAYVLLAMNRLRLMDEGFTLVKWLSKQRNHLGGYGSTQDTIMALHALSIYATFSSAESIDLSITVNSAFGTANRFKIDRYNYLLQQSQDLPIEAEKGVDIEVVAEGKGFALFQLSVFYNVMNLRTSLRRRDTHSDEAFYLYIDVMDNEEFSVNLHICFRLKEDQSLKQTGMAILDVGLLTGFSLAPGGVQLNDIVRRVETPSGRVILYLDTVTTVESCVDISTILDFKVVNVQDAVIMIYDYYEPRRRTVRSYTSETRRDMSVCSLCGPDCSQCGVRDIWTTDGSLSINQYPLLALCLTAALIILLSIYN, via the exons ATGGAGTGGCTTCAAGTCTTTGGGGGCCTGGCGTATTTACTACTCTGCAGTGGAAATGTAACCACGCCAAG CCCAGCAGAGAATCCCTCCTATCTCATATCGGTCTCTCAAGTTCTGCGCTGTGGCGTTCCGACCCCTTTATCAGTCACCGTTCTGGCAGATTATCCCATTAAAGTCACAGCTGAACTGATCCATGGAAACAGCAGTGTGGCCCAAACAGAGAGGACCATCCCAGCAG gctCTACCAGTCTGCTGGCTCTTCCGCCT GTCTTTCAGAATGACATGAGTTACTGGTATCCATATCAGCTACATGTGAAGGGGTTTGTTGGAGCTAATCAAGTGTTTTCCAACTCCACCACGATGGTCTTCAGCCCCAAGTGCATGTCCATCTTTATCCAGACTGACAAGAACAACTACCAGCCAGGGCAGACGGTGAAATTTCGGATTGTATCGGTCACACCTGAAGGAAAGCCGTACACGGGTCAGATCGATATTTTTATCAGG GATCCCAAGGGGAATATGATTCGACAGTGGCTGTCTGTGGATGGTTTTCTAGGTGTTATTTCGAAAGATCTGAACCTCTCTCAGAACCCACCGCATGGCCAGTGGAAAATTGTAGCTGGAGTCAGT GATGCTGTACATGAGAGAGTGTTCACTGTGGACTACTATG TGCTGCCTAAATTCGAGGTGAAGGTGGACGTCCCGTCTGTCGTACATTATGAAGACGTAATAACTGGGATGGTCACAGCCCA ATATTTTCATGGGAAGCCCGTCAGTGGGAAGATGTCTGTCACATATGTACACTTTTTCAGTGGCCTTGAAAAGCATTACCAACTCAAAGAAACA ATTGACGGTTCTGCTGCTATCACATTTGATGTGCCATACTCCAAAGGGTTCGCTGACTACACATATTACGATGCATACGGGCCCagtgaatatgtggacatcattGTGAATGTCACAGATGTCACAG GGTTAACCTACAACACCAGCGTGAGGGTTACTGTTGTGAAGAATAAATATAATCTGGAGTTTCTGCAGCATCCACAGTTCATAAAACCCTCCATGACCTTCACTGCTCAG ctGAAGTTAAGCACCTATGATAACCGCCCGCTGTCTGCTGAAGAGCAGAGCGGAATCGTGCGACTGGCGGTGACCCAGAGCAAGTACAGCCCTTGGACGTGGATGTGGAACACCGACGAATCCCTGGGGCCTCGCATGAACGGCACGCCGACGTCCACCTTCTTTCCCATTTACGATATTCCAGTCGAAAATATCGATCTTCCTGTTACTGCTGATGGCGTGATGTCTTTCCAGGTTCACCTCACTGACAGTGTTACCACACTTGATATAGAG GCCCAGTTTGAAGACACAGTCCAGCGTCTTCAGGTCTACAGGAGTTATTCTTCACCGAGCAAATCCTACATACAGCTTCATAGAGACAGTGAGCCTCAG GTTGGACAGCCACTGTACTTGACTTTGGAGAGCAATTTGAACCTGACAGAATTTCACTACCTT GTGATGTCCCGCGGTCGGGTGGTGGATGCTGGCACGGTATTTTCCTCCTCCTTCAGTCTGAACACAGATCACTCTTGGACTCCATTGGCTTGTGTGATTGTGTACCACACACATCCAGACGGAGAGATCGTGAATGATGCTCTGCAAGTTACTTTCACACAAGTCTTGAGAAACACG GTGTCTCTGAGCTGGAGTCAGGATTATGCCGAGCCAGCagattctgtctctctctccgtTTCTGTATCCGAGCCTGGATCTCTGGTGGGAATTCTGGTGGTGGACAAAGCAGCATTAGACCTCAGCAAAGACAATGGCATCACAGAGAAGACG gtGCTGGAAGAATTTCTCTCTTATAGCACAGACATGACCCGTTTGGATTACAACAGCATGAAAATGGGAGATCCGTATTCCATATTCACG ACTTGCGGCGTCACGGTTCTGACCGATGCCAAGCTGAATCAGGAAATGAATCAGCTTTTCCCTGTGCTCC CGGGGGGTTTTCAGGAACCCAGACAGCGAAAAGACTTTCCTGAAACCTGGATCTGGCTGGATGCTAATGTGAG TAATTCTGCCTTGGATTCCTTCCAGTTCATAGTGCCAGACAGTTTGACCTCTTGGGTGGCTTTTGCCATCGTAATGTCAGAGAATCTAGGTTTGGGCATCAGCGCACCTGCAGAG CTGACTGTGTCCCGAGATTTCTTTGTGACACTGAATCTCCCGGCGTTCCTGATCCGTGGAGAACTGCTGCTGTTGGAAGTCAATTTATTCAACTATATGGATGTAGATTTGGAA GTGATGGTTGTAGTTGCGGAAAGTTCGATGTTTGAGTTTGTGTCGCCGGACAATGGAGGATTTTCCTTGGACAACGTGAGGAAAGTCTTAGTGTTGAGTAAGAACATCACAACGCTTCTGTTTCCCATCAGAGCCAAAGCACTGGGAGAGATTCCCATATCCGTCAAAGCCACTTCCATCCACTCTTCAGACTGGGTCTATAAGTCAGTTCTTGTCAAG CCAGAGGGACTGGAGCAGTCGTTCACTCAGACCTTGTTTCTGGAGTTTAAACTGAATCAGAGCTCGCTGACTAGGACCATGTCGTTTAGTTTTCCTGCAAATGTGGTTCCTGACAGTCACAGGGCCACCGTGTCTGCTGTGG GTGACATTCTGGGCCCGTCCATTGGCAATCTGGACTCTCTCATTGAGATGCCTTATGGTTGTGGCGAGCAGAACATGATCCATTTTGCTCCAAATATATATGTTCTCCAGTACATGAGAATCACCAAGCAGACCGATGAACAGACCAGAAACAAAGCTATGAGCTACATGATGGAAG CTTATGAACGTGAGCTTTCCTACCAAAGGTTTGATGGCTCCTTCAGTGCTTTTGGAGACAGTGATAATTCTGGCAGTACatg gCTGTCAGCGTTCGTGCTCAGGTGTTTCCTCCAGGCTCAGGACTTCATTTCCATCGACCCGATGGTGATGCAGAGAACAACATATTGGCTGCTGGCCCATCAGAATGCTGACGGTTCGTTCAACGAGCCGGGTCGGGTCATCCACACAGAGCTCCAGGGAGGACTGGATGGGCCGGTGTCTCTCACAGCATATGTCCTTATAGCGCTTCTGGAGGACGCTGAATACAGG AGTACATATGAAGGCAGCATTTCTTTGGCCGTGAGTTTCCTGACATCTCGACTGGTTCAGGAAATCTCCAGTAACTACAGCCTGTCTTTAGTCACGTATGCTCTGTCACTGGCCAATAGCACCGCCGCCCCACCTACCCTCACCGAGCTGCTGAACAGAGCACTAATTGTTG ATGGAGTGCCAACCTGGAAATCTCCAGGCGATGTCCTGTACAACTCCTGGCAGCCACGTTCATCAGATATTGAGATATCGGCCTACGTACTGCTCGCCATGAACAGACTCAGACTGATGGATGAAGGATTCACTCTGGTGAAGTGGCTCAGTAAACAAAGAAACCATCTAGGGGGATACGGATCCACTCAG gatACAATCATGGCATTGCATGCACTGTCAATCTACGCCACCTTCAGCAGCGCGGAGTCTATAGATCTCAGCATCACTGTGAACAGCGCCTTCGGCACTGCCAACAGATTCAAAATAGACAGATACAATTACCTGCTCCAACAGAGCCAAGACCTGCCC ATTGAAGCAGAAAAGGGGGTTGATATTGAGGTGGTGGCAGAGGGTAAAGGTTTTGCCCTGTTTCAG CTTAGTGTGTTCTACAACGTGATGAACCTGAGAACGTCACTCAGACGGCGTGATACGCACAGCGATGAGgccttttatttgtatatagaTGTAATGGACAATGAGGAGTTCAGTGTAAACCTTCACATATGTTTCAG gctGAAGGAGGACCAGAGCCTAAAACAGACGGGTATGGCCATACTGGATGTGGGTTTACTCACAGGGTTCAGTTTGGCCCCAGGTGGTGTCCAGCTAAATGATATAGTCAGACGAGTAGAGACGCCTTCAGGACGAGTTATACTTTATTTAGACACT GTGACCACAGTGGAAAGCTGCGTTGACATATCCACCATCCTAGACTTTAAGGTGGTCAATGTCCAAGATGCTGTGATCATGATCTACGACTACTATGAGCCCC GGCGGAGGACAGTGCGCTCCTACACATCTGAGACAAGACGGGACATGTCTGTATGTTCGCTATGCGGGCCGGATTGCTCTCAGTGTGGGGTTCGAGACATCTGGACGACTGATGGGTCGCTGTCCATTAACCAATATCCACTCCTGGCTCTATGTTTGACCGCAGCACTCATCATCCTCCTGTCAATCTACAACTAG